In one Winogradskyella sp. MH6 genomic region, the following are encoded:
- the murG gene encoding undecaprenyldiphospho-muramoylpentapeptide beta-N-acetylglucosaminyltransferase, translating into MSNYKFILSGGGTGGHIYPAIAIANELKSRHPDAEFLFVGASDRMEMDKVPQAGYEIEGLWISGIQRKLTLKNLMFPFKLMTSLLRSRKIIKTFKPDVVIGTGGFASGPLLQMATSKGIPSLIQEQNSYPGITNKLLGKKVDTICVAYDGLEKFFPKEKLKLTGNPIRKDLLAVKGKHIEGKDVFKLIHSKHTLLVLGGSLGARRINELIETNLSFFEEQNVQLIWQCGKLYYDRYKQHNDLKHVQVHAFLNNMDMAYAAADVIISRAGAISVSELCIVGKPTIFIPSPNVAEDHQTKNAQAVADKNAAILIKESDLDSDFQNHFSELISNEEKQSELSKNIEALALVNATNDIVDEVEKLLKK; encoded by the coding sequence ATGAGTAACTATAAATTCATATTGTCAGGTGGTGGTACAGGAGGTCATATATATCCTGCTATAGCTATTGCTAACGAACTGAAATCGCGCCATCCGGATGCTGAATTTTTATTTGTTGGAGCATCAGACCGTATGGAAATGGATAAAGTGCCACAGGCTGGTTATGAGATTGAAGGCTTGTGGATTTCTGGTATTCAAAGAAAATTGACACTGAAGAATTTAATGTTTCCTTTTAAGTTGATGACAAGCTTATTAAGATCTAGAAAAATCATAAAAACCTTTAAGCCAGATGTGGTAATAGGTACTGGTGGATTCGCAAGCGGACCATTATTACAAATGGCAACATCTAAAGGTATACCATCATTAATACAAGAACAGAATTCGTATCCAGGAATCACTAATAAATTGTTAGGTAAGAAAGTTGACACCATTTGTGTGGCTTATGATGGTTTGGAAAAATTCTTCCCAAAAGAAAAATTAAAGTTGACAGGCAACCCAATAAGAAAAGATTTGTTGGCTGTAAAAGGAAAGCATATTGAAGGTAAAGATGTATTTAAGCTTATTCATAGTAAGCATACATTGTTGGTGCTTGGAGGAAGTTTGGGAGCGAGACGCATCAATGAACTTATTGAAACAAATCTTAGTTTTTTTGAAGAACAAAACGTGCAGCTCATTTGGCAATGCGGTAAGTTGTATTACGATAGGTATAAGCAGCATAATGATTTAAAACATGTTCAGGTGCATGCCTTTTTAAATAACATGGATATGGCCTATGCAGCTGCAGATGTCATTATTTCAAGAGCTGGTGCGATTTCGGTCTCGGAATTATGTATTGTTGGTAAGCCAACCATTTTTATACCATCTCCTAATGTGGCAGAAGACCATCAAACAAAGAATGCACAGGCTGTAGCAGATAAAAATGCAGCGATTTTAATTAAGGAAAGTGATTTAGATAGTGACTTTCAAAATCATTTTTCAGAATTAATTTCAAACGAAGAAAAGCAGTCAGAACTAAGTAAAAATATTGAGGCCTTAGCATTGGTGAATGCAACAAATGATATTGTTGATGAGGTGGAAAAATTATTAAAAAAATAA
- a CDS encoding cell division protein FtsQ/DivIB, with product MTESTVSKLLIQNQAAVAGQPKEIIDLNDLEAALNSNPMIKKAEVFMSVNGELSAEIEQKRPIARVHTNASYYIDDEGSYMPLSSNFAARVPLVTGNIKKNNLNTVFQFAKAVDEDEFLKKHVIEIHQNDDGTIDFRVRKSNFKVHLGTLKQLQKKINNFKAFYQKALKDKILDNYKLVNLKFDEQVICTKI from the coding sequence ATGACCGAGTCAACTGTTAGTAAATTGTTAATACAAAATCAAGCCGCAGTTGCGGGACAACCTAAAGAAATTATAGATTTGAACGATTTAGAAGCTGCCCTAAATTCTAATCCAATGATAAAGAAAGCAGAGGTGTTTATGTCAGTAAACGGTGAGCTTTCAGCAGAAATTGAACAAAAACGACCTATCGCTAGAGTGCATACTAATGCATCGTATTACATAGATGATGAAGGCTCGTATATGCCCTTGTCTTCAAATTTTGCAGCTAGAGTGCCATTAGTTACTGGTAATATTAAGAAAAATAACCTCAATACAGTGTTTCAATTTGCAAAGGCGGTAGATGAGGACGAATTCTTAAAAAAGCATGTCATTGAAATTCATCAAAACGATGATGGAACCATTGATTTTAGAGTTAGAAAAAGCAATTTTAAAGTTCATTTAGGAACCTTAAAGCAGCTTCAGAAAAAGATAAATAATTTCAAAGCCTTTTATCAGAAGGCTTTAAAAGATAAGATTTTAGATAATTATAAGCTTGTAAATCTCAAATTTGACGAACAAGTGATTTGCACCAAAATTTAG
- the murD gene encoding UDP-N-acetylmuramoyl-L-alanine--D-glutamate ligase, which yields MKRLVILGGGESGVGTALLAKAKGYDVFVSDKGKIKEKYRDVLLNNEIEFEDEQHTESKILNADIVMKSPGIPDKVALVKQIRGAGIKVVSEIEFASNYTNATLVAITGSNGKTTTATLTHHLLKQELDVGLAGNIGDSFAKQILEKDHDNYVLEVSSFQLDDILDFKPKIAVLTNITPDHLDRYDYKFENYIASKFRIVENQTEDDYFIYDADDEVITDWLQSHQIQSKKLPFSLTREIEEGAYYKDKNIIITIDNNKIIMPTENIALEGKHNVKNAMAASTVAHLLKIRKQTIRESLENFQGVEHRLEQVLKINKVQYINDSKATNVNATYFALESMDAPTVWIVGGVDKGNDYKELFQFVNEKVKAIICLGVDNKKLIEAFGNMVDVIVETQYMSEAVKIAYKVAEAGDNVLLSPACASFDLFENYEDRGRQFKDAVRNL from the coding sequence ATGAAAAGATTAGTGATTCTTGGAGGTGGAGAAAGTGGTGTGGGTACAGCACTTTTGGCGAAGGCAAAAGGATATGACGTGTTTGTGTCCGACAAAGGGAAAATTAAAGAAAAATATAGAGACGTTCTTTTAAATAATGAGATTGAATTTGAAGATGAACAGCATACAGAATCTAAAATTCTGAATGCAGACATCGTCATGAAAAGTCCTGGTATACCAGATAAAGTGGCTTTGGTAAAACAGATTCGAGGCGCTGGTATTAAGGTGGTGTCCGAGATTGAATTTGCTTCAAACTATACAAATGCAACATTGGTTGCGATAACTGGTAGTAATGGCAAAACAACAACAGCAACTTTAACACATCATTTGTTAAAACAAGAGCTAGATGTAGGTTTAGCAGGAAATATTGGTGACAGTTTTGCAAAGCAAATTTTGGAAAAAGACCATGACAACTATGTGTTGGAAGTAAGTAGTTTTCAGTTGGATGATATCCTTGATTTTAAACCAAAAATTGCAGTATTAACCAATATAACACCAGATCATTTAGATCGCTACGATTATAAGTTTGAAAACTATATCGCTTCAAAATTTAGAATTGTAGAAAACCAAACCGAAGATGATTATTTCATTTACGATGCAGATGACGAGGTTATAACAGACTGGTTACAAAGTCATCAAATTCAATCTAAAAAGTTGCCTTTTTCATTGACGAGAGAAATTGAAGAAGGGGCTTATTACAAAGACAAAAACATAATAATAACAATAGATAACAACAAGATAATTATGCCAACAGAAAACATAGCATTAGAGGGTAAACATAACGTTAAAAACGCTATGGCTGCTTCTACAGTAGCACATTTGCTTAAAATAAGAAAACAAACTATAAGAGAGAGTTTAGAAAACTTTCAAGGGGTTGAACATCGTTTGGAGCAAGTGCTTAAGATTAATAAGGTGCAGTATATCAATGATTCTAAAGCGACCAATGTTAATGCAACTTACTTTGCCTTAGAGAGTATGGATGCGCCAACGGTTTGGATTGTTGGTGGTGTTGATAAAGGCAATGATTATAAAGAATTGTTTCAATTCGTAAATGAAAAAGTAAAAGCGATTATTTGTCTTGGTGTAGATAACAAAAAGCTAATCGAAGCTTTTGGAAACATGGTCGATGTTATTGTAGAAACGCAATACATGAGCGAGGCTGTTAAGATTGCATACAAAGTAGCTGAAGCTGGCGATAATGTGTTATTGTCTCCAGCATGTGCTAGTTTCGATTTGTTTGAAAACTATGAAGACCGTGGACGTCAATTTAAAGATGCGGTAAGAAACTTATAA
- the mraY gene encoding phospho-N-acetylmuramoyl-pentapeptide-transferase → MLYYLFEYLEKQFQFPGASLFGFLTFRAAMAVILSLLISTIYGKRIIEFLRKKQVGETIRDLGLEGQVEKAGTPTMGGLIIILATLLPVLLIAKLENIYIILLVITTLWMGTIGFIDDYIKKFKNDKEGLKGKFKVLGQVGLGLIVGLTLYFHDDVTIKEELPLQQQQELLAENPNIPEAQLFDVAKKSTKTTIPFVKNNEFDYSDLITWISPDLESYAWIIFVLVSIIIVTAVSNGANLTDGIDGLAAGTSAIVVLTLGIFAWVSGNIIFSKYLDIMYIPQVEEITIYIAAFVGALVGFLWYNAYPAQVFMGDTGSLTIGGIIAVIAIAVRKEWLIPVLCGIFLAENLSVMMQVSYFKYTKKKYGEGRRIFKMSPLHHHYQKSGYHESKIVTRFWIVGILLAIISIVTLKIR, encoded by the coding sequence ATGCTATATTATTTATTTGAATATTTAGAAAAACAATTCCAATTTCCAGGAGCATCACTGTTTGGGTTCTTAACCTTTAGAGCTGCAATGGCAGTTATTTTATCCTTGTTAATTTCTACTATTTATGGTAAGCGTATTATAGAGTTTTTGCGCAAGAAACAAGTAGGAGAAACCATTCGAGATTTAGGTTTAGAAGGTCAGGTAGAAAAGGCTGGTACACCTACTATGGGTGGACTTATAATTATACTGGCCACGTTACTTCCTGTACTGTTGATAGCAAAATTGGAAAACATCTACATAATCTTATTGGTTATCACCACTTTGTGGATGGGAACCATTGGGTTTATAGATGATTATATCAAAAAATTCAAAAATGATAAGGAGGGCTTAAAAGGGAAGTTTAAAGTTTTGGGTCAGGTAGGCTTAGGGCTTATTGTTGGTTTAACCTTGTATTTTCATGACGATGTAACCATAAAAGAAGAGCTACCGCTTCAGCAACAGCAAGAATTGTTGGCTGAAAATCCAAATATACCAGAAGCGCAATTATTTGATGTTGCTAAAAAATCTACCAAAACAACAATTCCGTTTGTAAAGAATAATGAGTTCGATTATTCAGATTTAATTACCTGGATAAGTCCGGATTTGGAAAGCTATGCTTGGATCATTTTTGTTTTAGTGAGTATCATCATTGTAACTGCAGTTTCTAATGGTGCAAATCTTACAGATGGTATAGATGGTTTAGCGGCAGGAACTTCGGCAATCGTTGTATTGACCTTAGGAATTTTTGCTTGGGTGTCTGGTAATATTATTTTCTCTAAATATCTAGATATAATGTATATCCCTCAGGTAGAGGAGATAACAATTTATATAGCTGCATTCGTGGGAGCGCTCGTTGGGTTTTTGTGGTATAACGCGTATCCAGCGCAAGTGTTTATGGGAGATACAGGGAGCTTAACCATTGGAGGAATCATTGCGGTAATAGCAATAGCGGTAAGAAAAGAATGGCTAATACCAGTACTCTGCGGAATTTTCTTAGCAGAGAATCTATCAGTAATGATGCAGGTGAGTTATTTCAAATACACCAAGAAAAAATATGGTGAAGGCAGGCGGATTTTCAAGATGTCTCCATTGCACCATCATTATCAAAAATCAGGATATCACGAAAGTAAAATAGTCACGCGTTTTTGGATTGTAGGAATCCTATTAGCCATAATATCTATAGTGACATTGAAGATCAGGTAA
- a CDS encoding UDP-N-acetylmuramoyl-L-alanyl-D-glutamate--2,6-diaminopimelate ligase, with amino-acid sequence MKILKDILYKVTINAVVGSTSTTVNKIEFDSRKVETDDVFIAIRGTLADGHNYIEKAIKDGATSIVCEVLPETLQDGITYVEVENSNQALAFMAANYFKHPSENLKLVGVTGTNGKTTVTSLLYQLFKKAGYKVGLLSTVKIMVDNTEYKATHTTPDSLAINKYLKLMNDEGVEFCFMEASSHGIHQSRTEGLKFAGGIFTNLSHDHLDYHESFAEYRDVKKAFFDHLPKDAFALSNMDDKNGLVMLQNTEAKKYTYALKNYADYRAQILENEFSGLLLKVNDSELWTKLIGSFNAYNILAIYGAAELLGLEKDEILRLISELDNVSGRFQYFISEEKITAIVDYAHTPDALKNVLETINSIRTKNEELITVVGCGGDRDKTKRPKMAHIASALSTKVIFTSDNPRSEVPEAIIEDMEKGVEPQNFKKTLSITDRKQAIKTACQMAEAKDIILIAGKGHETYQEIKGERFDFDDYKTVQEFLKQLQK; translated from the coding sequence ATGAAGATTTTAAAAGACATATTGTATAAGGTTACTATAAATGCTGTTGTGGGTAGTACAAGTACTACTGTAAACAAAATAGAATTTGATTCTCGCAAGGTTGAAACTGATGATGTGTTTATTGCAATTAGAGGAACACTAGCAGATGGTCATAACTATATAGAAAAAGCAATAAAAGATGGTGCGACCTCTATTGTTTGTGAGGTGTTACCAGAGACGTTGCAAGACGGAATTACGTATGTTGAAGTTGAAAATTCTAATCAAGCTTTGGCTTTTATGGCTGCCAACTATTTTAAGCATCCTTCTGAAAACTTAAAACTAGTAGGTGTTACGGGTACTAACGGTAAAACAACAGTAACGAGTTTGTTGTATCAGTTGTTTAAAAAAGCAGGTTATAAGGTGGGATTGTTGTCAACCGTAAAAATTATGGTAGATAATACCGAATATAAAGCAACCCATACAACACCAGATTCATTAGCCATCAATAAGTATCTAAAACTTATGAATGATGAAGGTGTAGAATTCTGTTTTATGGAAGCGAGTTCACATGGTATTCATCAAAGCAGAACAGAAGGTTTAAAGTTTGCTGGTGGAATTTTCACCAACCTATCACACGATCATTTAGATTACCACGAGTCATTTGCGGAATACAGAGATGTAAAAAAGGCATTTTTCGATCACTTACCAAAAGATGCATTTGCATTGTCTAACATGGATGATAAAAATGGTTTGGTGATGTTACAAAATACTGAGGCTAAGAAATACACTTATGCCTTAAAGAATTATGCCGATTACAGAGCACAGATTTTAGAAAACGAATTTAGCGGTTTATTGCTGAAAGTGAATGATAGTGAGCTTTGGACAAAACTCATCGGAAGTTTTAATGCGTACAATATCCTTGCTATTTACGGTGCAGCAGAATTATTGGGTTTAGAAAAAGATGAAATTTTAAGATTGATAAGCGAATTAGATAATGTATCTGGTCGTTTTCAGTATTTCATTTCAGAAGAAAAGATAACAGCAATTGTTGATTATGCCCACACGCCAGATGCTCTAAAAAATGTACTTGAAACTATAAATAGTATTCGTACTAAAAATGAAGAGTTAATTACAGTTGTAGGTTGTGGTGGTGATAGAGACAAAACTAAGCGACCAAAGATGGCGCATATTGCTTCAGCATTAAGCACTAAAGTGATTTTTACAAGCGATAACCCACGAAGCGAAGTTCCGGAAGCGATTATTGAGGATATGGAAAAAGGAGTAGAACCTCAAAATTTCAAAAAAACATTATCAATAACAGATAGAAAACAAGCCATAAAAACAGCATGTCAAATGGCAGAAGCTAAAGACATCATCTTAATTGCAGGTAAAGGGCACGAAACCTATCAGGAAATAAAAGGCGAGCGCTTCGATTTTGATGACTATAAAACAGTACAAGAATTTTTAAAACAATTACAAAAGTAG
- the ftsA gene encoding cell division protein FtsA: MDKHQISVGLDIGTTKIVAMIGRKNEYGKVEILGVGKSKSLGVHRGVVNNITQTIQSIQQAVQEAEAAASEKIEDVTVGIAGQHIRSLQHSDYITRPNSELVIDETDIDRLINQVHKLVMLPGEEIIHVLPQEFKVDGQAEIKEPIGMYGGRLEANFHVVVGQVSSIRNIGRCVKSAGLELDGITLEPLASANAVLSQEEKEAGVALIDIGGGTTDLAVFKDGIIRHTAVIPFGGNVITEDIKEGCSIIEKQAELLKIKFGSAWPGENKDNEIVSIPGLRGREPKEITLKNLSKIIHARVVEIIEQVYVEIKNYGHEEQKKKLIAGIVLTGGGSQLKHLKQLVEYITGMDTRIGYPNEHLAGDSDEDIASPLFATAVGLVMDGLKRQDRKKAEQVEEAVLETEGEETIAETQENIVTEAPKKERRSFLDKLTERVKEFLDNAE, from the coding sequence ATGGACAAGCATCAAATTTCGGTAGGTTTAGATATAGGAACCACAAAAATTGTGGCCATGATTGGTCGCAAAAACGAGTATGGTAAAGTTGAGATACTTGGTGTAGGTAAATCCAAAAGTTTGGGTGTGCATCGTGGTGTTGTAAACAATATTACGCAGACGATACAATCTATTCAGCAAGCAGTGCAAGAAGCAGAAGCTGCAGCATCAGAAAAGATAGAAGATGTGACTGTTGGTATTGCAGGTCAGCACATTCGTAGTTTACAGCATAGTGATTACATCACCAGACCAAATTCTGAATTGGTTATCGATGAAACAGATATAGATCGTTTAATAAACCAAGTTCATAAACTGGTAATGCTTCCAGGAGAGGAAATCATTCACGTGTTACCACAAGAGTTTAAGGTTGATGGTCAGGCAGAAATAAAAGAACCAATTGGTATGTATGGAGGAAGGCTAGAGGCTAACTTTCATGTGGTTGTTGGTCAGGTGTCATCAATTAGAAATATAGGTCGCTGTGTTAAAAGTGCAGGATTAGAATTAGATGGTATCACCTTAGAACCTTTAGCGTCAGCAAATGCCGTATTGAGTCAGGAAGAGAAAGAAGCTGGTGTAGCGCTAATTGATATCGGTGGAGGTACAACAGATTTAGCTGTATTTAAAGATGGAATTATTCGTCATACAGCGGTAATTCCATTTGGAGGAAATGTCATTACAGAAGACATTAAAGAAGGCTGCTCAATTATAGAAAAGCAAGCCGAATTATTAAAAATAAAATTTGGCTCTGCGTGGCCAGGTGAAAATAAGGATAACGAAATTGTGTCTATTCCAGGATTACGAGGAAGAGAACCAAAAGAAATTACCCTAAAAAACTTGTCAAAGATTATACATGCCAGAGTGGTGGAAATCATAGAGCAAGTTTATGTAGAAATTAAAAACTACGGACACGAAGAGCAAAAGAAAAAACTAATTGCAGGTATTGTTTTAACAGGTGGTGGAAGTCAGTTAAAACATTTAAAGCAATTGGTAGAATATATAACCGGAATGGATACCAGAATAGGATATCCTAATGAGCATTTAGCAGGAGATAGTGATGAAGATATTGCTAGCCCTTTATTTGCTACAGCAGTTGGTTTAGTAATGGATGGTCTTAAACGTCAAGACCGAAAAAAAGCTGAGCAAGTAGAAGAAGCGGTTCTTGAAACTGAAGGAGAAGAAACAATTGCCGAAACGCAAGAAAACATCGTCACTGAAGCACCTAAAAAAGAACGCCGTTCATTTTTAGATAAGTTAACAGAGCGTGTAAAAGAGTTTTTAGACAACGCAGAGTAG
- a CDS encoding FtsW/RodA/SpoVE family cell cycle protein produces MQNIFSQIKGDRAIWAIVTLLAIFSFLPVYSAASNLAYVGGTGNTFSFFVKHFMHLSLGFAIMYAVHKIPYRYFKGLSMVLIPVVLVLLLITILQGSTNSQGTNTSRWIQIPIVNMSFQTSTLAAVILMVYVARYLSKIREKSVSFKETILPLWGPVFFVLILILPANFSTTAIIFTMVMMLAFIGGYPIKYLAVIIGSGLLALVLFVLVAKAFPDAMPNRVDTWMSRIENFANGEDTEEDYQIEKAKIAIATGIKPLGPGKSVQKNFLPQSSSDFIFAIIIEEYGLFGGIFLLVMYSWLLFRIVVVSQKADTVFGMLLVLGVGLPIVFQALINMAVAVELFPVTGQTLPLISSGGTSIWMTCMAIGIILSVSAKRQEIKENEVLEGDNPLDILSETI; encoded by the coding sequence GTGCAAAATATTTTTTCACAAATAAAAGGAGATAGAGCCATATGGGCAATAGTAACGCTATTGGCCATATTCTCATTTTTGCCAGTTTATAGTGCTGCCAGCAACTTGGCATATGTTGGCGGTACAGGTAACACTTTTTCTTTTTTTGTGAAGCACTTTATGCACTTGTCGCTAGGTTTTGCGATTATGTATGCGGTTCATAAAATTCCGTACAGGTATTTTAAAGGGCTTTCTATGGTGCTGATTCCTGTGGTATTAGTACTTCTTTTGATTACAATTTTACAGGGTTCAACCAATTCTCAAGGTACAAATACAAGTCGCTGGATACAAATCCCAATCGTAAATATGTCCTTTCAAACATCTACACTGGCAGCGGTTATTTTAATGGTGTATGTGGCGCGTTATCTTTCAAAAATAAGAGAGAAAAGTGTAAGTTTTAAAGAAACTATTTTACCACTTTGGGGACCAGTATTTTTTGTTCTAATTCTTATTCTTCCTGCCAATTTTTCTACAACAGCTATCATCTTTACTATGGTTATGATGTTGGCATTTATAGGTGGTTATCCAATAAAATATCTCGCAGTAATAATTGGTTCAGGATTGTTGGCTTTGGTACTATTTGTCTTGGTGGCGAAAGCATTTCCAGATGCCATGCCAAATCGTGTAGACACTTGGATGAGCAGAATTGAAAATTTTGCAAATGGAGAAGATACAGAAGAAGATTATCAAATTGAAAAAGCAAAAATTGCAATCGCAACAGGTATAAAACCATTAGGCCCAGGAAAGAGTGTTCAGAAAAACTTTTTGCCACAATCATCATCAGATTTCATATTCGCAATCATCATTGAAGAGTATGGTTTGTTCGGTGGTATATTTTTATTGGTGATGTATTCTTGGCTGTTGTTTAGAATTGTTGTGGTGTCGCAAAAAGCAGATACCGTATTCGGAATGTTGCTGGTGCTCGGTGTCGGTCTGCCAATTGTGTTTCAGGCACTAATTAACATGGCTGTTGCAGTTGAGTTATTTCCGGTAACAGGGCAAACCTTACCATTAATAAGTAGTGGAGGTACGTCTATTTGGATGACCTGTATGGCTATAGGAATAATATTAAGTGTAAGTGCTAAGCGCCAAGAGATAAAAGAAAATGAAGTTCTAGAGGGTGATAACCCTTTGGATATTTTAAGTGAAACAATTTAA
- the murC gene encoding UDP-N-acetylmuramate--L-alanine ligase — protein MNLKAINNIYFIGIGGIGMSALARYFVANGKDVAGYDKTPSDITESLQELGVEVHFNDSISEVKPEFLDKETTLVVYTPAIPKNHSELNYFKDNGFKVYKRSQVLGEVTKQTTCLAVAGTHGKTTTTSILGHLLNECDVPVTAFLGGISENYNSNLILNGTEVTVVEADEFDRSFLTLSPDLACITSMDADHLDIYGDATELTKTFKAFSECIKPKGKLFVKSGLPLKGITYGVDDNADYSAKNIRIINGSYVFDVKTPNGIHKDFQFNLPGRHNLSNAIIALAMAADYGCPYHQLAKGLASYKGVKRRFTYQIKTNDFVFIDDYAHHPEEINAVHQAVREMYPDKKVLAIFQPHLYSRTRDFVDGFAQSLSKFDEILLLDIYPARELPIEGVTSEWLLDKIENPNKKLISKSAIIDEIKVSDAHVVLTIGAGDIGVEVKHIKEAFSVAS, from the coding sequence ATGAACCTAAAAGCTATAAATAACATCTATTTTATCGGTATTGGTGGTATCGGTATGAGTGCATTGGCACGTTATTTTGTAGCTAATGGCAAAGATGTTGCTGGTTATGATAAAACGCCTTCGGATATTACTGAGAGTTTACAGGAATTAGGTGTTGAGGTTCATTTTAATGATAGTATTTCAGAGGTTAAACCAGAGTTTTTAGATAAAGAAACGACGCTGGTTGTGTATACTCCAGCAATTCCAAAAAACCATTCAGAGTTAAACTACTTTAAGGATAACGGTTTTAAGGTATATAAACGTTCTCAGGTACTTGGTGAAGTTACTAAGCAAACGACCTGTCTTGCTGTTGCAGGAACACATGGTAAAACAACAACAACAAGCATTTTAGGACATTTATTGAATGAATGCGATGTGCCAGTTACAGCCTTCTTGGGTGGAATTAGTGAAAACTACAACTCTAACTTAATCCTAAATGGTACTGAAGTTACAGTAGTGGAGGCCGATGAATTTGATCGTTCTTTTTTAACCTTATCGCCAGATTTGGCGTGTATCACTTCTATGGATGCGGATCATCTCGATATTTATGGTGATGCTACTGAACTTACAAAAACATTCAAAGCGTTTTCAGAGTGTATAAAGCCTAAAGGTAAGCTGTTTGTAAAAAGTGGATTACCATTAAAAGGTATCACCTATGGTGTTGATGACAACGCTGATTACAGTGCGAAAAATATTAGAATAATTAATGGTAGTTACGTGTTTGATGTGAAAACACCTAACGGAATACATAAAGATTTTCAATTTAACCTACCTGGTAGACATAATTTGTCGAATGCAATAATCGCCTTGGCGATGGCTGCTGATTACGGTTGCCCTTACCACCAGCTCGCCAAGGGTTTAGCATCTTACAAAGGGGTTAAAAGACGATTTACGTACCAGATCAAAACTAACGATTTTGTGTTTATTGATGATTACGCACATCATCCCGAAGAAATAAACGCAGTGCACCAGGCTGTTAGAGAAATGTATCCAGATAAAAAAGTCCTAGCCATTTTTCAACCGCATTTGTACAGTCGTACCCGAGATTTTGTTGATGGTTTTGCACAGAGTCTTTCAAAATTCGATGAAATACTGCTGTTAGATATTTATCCAGCAAGAGAATTGCCGATTGAAGGAGTAACGTCGGAATGGCTGTTAGATAAAATTGAAAACCCAAATAAGAAGTTGATTTCTAAGTCAGCTATTATAGATGAAATTAAAGTTTCTGATGCACATGTTGTTTTAACAATAGGAGCAGGAGATATTGGAGTAGAAGTAAAACATATAAAAGAGGCCTTTAGTGTTGCGAGTTAA